In Roseivirga misakiensis, a single genomic region encodes these proteins:
- a CDS encoding protein-disulfide reductase DsbD family protein, giving the protein MKKYLFLLILVFISIDSFSQFKQTTEWTFDANKKQVSVGDEIELIFKVKIIDDWYLYSSDLEEDVGPMPTEITFEESESFEIIGDLIPIKAKKKYDDIWKADVTYFTGEGEFRQRIKVLKKDLDIAGELSFQTCTDVNGLCIPGYQDVDFSFISVVEKQRAPKPIQLGQRIDKRTKWFYSASQETVKAGDEIDLILDVEIVDDWYLYSSDIEEGVGPIPTTIEFEENGTFEVIGDLIPINPKKKYEEAWQAEITYFTGKGQFRQRIKVLSDDLNIAGEISFQTCSDVTKLCVQGDDTLDFSFLKTAGGNSTSSETTISASEDYSELLNADSGSSLWGFFIGAFLFGLAALLTPCVFPMIPMTVAFFTNNSQSKGQAKIKALSYGLSIIAIYILIGLVFTSFFGVGLANDLATGAIANIIFFLVFVIFAISFFGYFEINLPTGFINKMDKKAEKGGFLGVFFMAFTLVLVSFSCTGPIVGTVLIQSFQGEVIKPVVGMLGFSSAFAIPFTIFAFFPGMLKDLPKSGGWLNSVKVVLGFIELGLGFKFLSVADQAYHWGLLDREVYIAIWFVLAVLLALYLLGVISFPHDSKERRLKPVALVVAAYSIAFSVYLFQGFGNAPLNALAGYLPPEKSTDFSFQEALGLAEFEGKVDVAPKGFKGEVKYADFLELPHGLKGFFDYDQAIAFAKSVKKPLFIDFTGHGCVNCRKMEQNVWSDQEVLKRLKEDFVVVAIYVDDKTKLPENEWYTSTFDNKVKKTIGKQNFDFQIVRFNGNAQPYYVLLDNDEQPLVSPLSYDPDVDNFINFLDEAKAEFAKR; this is encoded by the coding sequence ATGAAAAAATACCTCTTTTTACTCATCTTAGTATTTATAAGCATAGATAGCTTTAGTCAGTTTAAACAGACTACTGAATGGACCTTCGATGCAAATAAAAAGCAGGTAAGTGTTGGTGACGAAATTGAGCTAATTTTCAAGGTTAAAATAATCGATGACTGGTACCTCTATTCAAGTGACCTTGAAGAGGATGTCGGGCCGATGCCGACCGAGATTACCTTTGAAGAAAGTGAGTCTTTTGAAATTATAGGTGATCTAATCCCCATCAAAGCCAAGAAAAAGTACGACGATATTTGGAAGGCAGATGTCACCTATTTTACGGGAGAAGGTGAGTTCAGACAGCGGATTAAAGTTCTTAAAAAAGACCTAGATATTGCTGGAGAGCTTTCTTTTCAAACCTGTACCGACGTCAATGGCCTATGTATCCCAGGTTACCAAGACGTCGATTTTTCATTTATCAGCGTGGTCGAAAAGCAGCGCGCCCCTAAACCGATCCAATTAGGTCAGCGCATAGACAAAAGGACAAAATGGTTTTACAGCGCCAGTCAAGAAACCGTTAAAGCTGGAGATGAAATAGACCTCATATTAGATGTGGAAATTGTTGATGATTGGTACTTATACTCCAGTGATATCGAAGAAGGTGTTGGGCCAATCCCAACGACTATTGAGTTTGAAGAGAACGGTACATTTGAGGTAATCGGCGATTTGATTCCTATAAATCCAAAGAAGAAATATGAGGAGGCATGGCAAGCAGAGATCACTTATTTCACGGGAAAAGGACAATTTCGGCAACGTATTAAAGTCTTGAGTGATGATTTGAATATAGCAGGTGAGATTTCCTTTCAGACCTGTTCAGATGTAACAAAACTATGTGTTCAGGGTGATGATACGCTTGATTTTAGCTTCTTAAAAACTGCTGGCGGCAATAGCACTTCTTCAGAAACCACTATTTCCGCTTCGGAAGACTACAGCGAACTATTGAACGCCGATAGCGGCAGCTCGCTTTGGGGGTTTTTTATAGGCGCTTTCCTTTTTGGATTAGCCGCACTGCTCACCCCATGTGTTTTCCCAATGATACCAATGACAGTTGCGTTTTTTACCAACAACTCACAATCAAAAGGGCAGGCAAAAATTAAAGCATTGAGTTATGGCCTTTCAATTATTGCCATATACATACTGATCGGTTTAGTATTTACAAGTTTTTTCGGAGTAGGCCTAGCCAATGATCTAGCGACAGGGGCCATCGCGAACATTATCTTCTTCTTGGTTTTTGTCATTTTTGCCATTTCATTTTTTGGTTATTTTGAAATCAATCTGCCGACAGGTTTTATCAATAAAATGGATAAAAAGGCAGAAAAAGGAGGTTTTCTAGGTGTCTTTTTTATGGCATTTACGCTGGTATTGGTGTCATTTTCTTGTACGGGTCCCATTGTAGGAACGGTCTTGATTCAGTCCTTTCAAGGAGAAGTGATCAAACCAGTCGTAGGGATGCTAGGCTTTTCTTCAGCCTTTGCCATACCATTTACAATTTTTGCCTTTTTCCCAGGTATGCTAAAGGACCTACCTAAGTCGGGTGGCTGGCTAAACTCGGTAAAAGTGGTTTTAGGATTTATAGAACTAGGCCTAGGCTTCAAGTTTTTAAGCGTGGCCGATCAAGCTTACCATTGGGGTTTGTTAGATCGAGAAGTTTACATAGCCATATGGTTTGTGCTGGCCGTACTGTTGGCGCTGTATCTATTGGGAGTGATCAGCTTTCCGCACGATAGTAAAGAAAGACGATTGAAGCCAGTCGCACTGGTGGTAGCCGCTTATAGCATTGCCTTTTCAGTATACCTGTTCCAAGGATTTGGAAATGCCCCATTAAATGCCCTAGCAGGATATTTACCGCCAGAGAAAAGTACGGATTTCTCATTTCAAGAAGCCTTAGGACTGGCAGAGTTTGAAGGTAAAGTGGATGTAGCACCCAAAGGATTTAAAGGAGAAGTGAAATATGCCGACTTTCTTGAGTTGCCGCATGGCCTTAAAGGATTTTTCGATTACGACCAGGCGATCGCTTTTGCCAAATCTGTAAAAAAGCCGCTTTTCATAGATTTCACGGGCCACGGCTGTGTGAATTGTAGAAAAATGGAGCAGAATGTATGGTCGGATCAAGAAGTATTAAAAAGGCTCAAAGAAGATTTCGTGGTCGTGGCGATCTATGTGGATGACAAGACCAAACTTCCCGAAAACGAATGGTATACCTCTACTTTCGACAATAAAGTCAAAAAAACGATCGGTAAGCAGAATTTCGATTTCCAGATCGTTCGATTTAACGGAAATGCTCAGCCCTATTACGTATTACTCGATAATGATGAGCAACCGCTCGTCTCCCCCTTATCCTATGACCCAGACGTCGATAATTTCATCAATTTCTTAGACGAGGCGAAAGCCGAATTTGCGAAACGATAA
- a CDS encoding heavy metal translocating P-type ATPase — protein MNETTNSYTLPVQGMTCAACASTVEKAINKEEGVQSAHVNYATHAVHLELSDNTKLSKVRKAVKKAGYDLILDQENGANDQNQELRKLKADLLIALPLTIVIVVLSMFVGDFQFKEFLLLGLTIPVLFWSGIRFYKSAFRQLIRIHANMDTLIASGTGAAFVFSLVTTFFPSWIASQGVVPHVYYESAAVIIAFILLGKFLEEKAKRKTSDAIESLYKLKVNHVVRVNNGATETINLEEVVLGDTLLVKAGERFPVDGVIVEGTTTVDESMLTGESIPLERGAGDEVKAGTINHTGLVQMTAERLGADTVLGQIIKLVSDAMGTKAPAQQLADKIASVFVPIVLLLAVGTFCVWYFLVPETSVGLAFVNTFNVLIIACPCALGLATPTAIMVGIGKAARQGILIKSALALEKAQKMTRLFLDKTGTVSKGNLEVTSAKTYFNEEQSLEILSILNGLESSSSHPMALTIVNHLSENYQLFPFMMKAVETLPGIGLKTTLDGKEYTVSGAKNIDSDLTKPQLQDLNQMKERGLSIVLFWENKTLLAMFGLKDNVKSTAPSFIEALKRKGIKTEILSGDHEAAVAAVAHETGVDSYHARLLPQDKAHLVSASKQKEVTGFAGDGINDAPALAEADLSIAMGTGTDVAMQSADVTLIRGDLSKILTLINISRKTVRTMNQNLFWAFIYNLIAIPIAAGVLIPINGFTLNPMLAGAAMAFSSLSVVLNSLRLKAAK, from the coding sequence ATGAATGAAACGACCAATTCATATACACTCCCTGTTCAAGGTATGACCTGCGCCGCATGTGCGAGCACAGTTGAGAAAGCCATTAACAAAGAAGAAGGTGTTCAATCTGCCCATGTGAACTACGCAACGCATGCTGTACATCTTGAGCTTTCGGACAACACAAAACTTTCCAAGGTCAGAAAAGCCGTAAAAAAAGCAGGTTATGACCTAATTTTAGATCAAGAAAACGGAGCCAATGACCAAAATCAAGAACTCCGAAAGCTCAAAGCAGATCTACTTATCGCCCTACCGCTAACGATCGTCATAGTAGTGCTTTCTATGTTTGTTGGCGATTTTCAATTCAAAGAATTTCTACTTCTTGGCCTGACAATCCCTGTTTTATTTTGGTCAGGCATAAGGTTTTATAAAAGCGCTTTTCGGCAATTAATCAGAATTCACGCGAATATGGATACACTCATTGCCTCAGGGACAGGGGCGGCTTTTGTATTCAGTCTCGTCACCACGTTTTTCCCCAGCTGGATCGCTTCTCAAGGAGTTGTGCCGCATGTTTATTATGAATCAGCTGCTGTTATTATTGCATTTATCCTATTAGGTAAGTTTTTGGAGGAAAAAGCTAAACGAAAAACGAGTGATGCCATAGAAAGCCTGTATAAGCTCAAGGTAAATCATGTGGTGAGAGTAAACAATGGCGCAACTGAAACCATTAATTTGGAAGAAGTAGTACTGGGGGACACGCTTTTAGTGAAAGCAGGCGAACGTTTTCCTGTCGATGGTGTGATTGTGGAAGGTACTACCACAGTAGATGAAAGCATGCTTACTGGAGAGTCCATTCCTTTGGAAAGAGGAGCTGGTGATGAAGTTAAAGCGGGTACGATTAACCACACAGGTTTGGTACAAATGACTGCCGAACGCCTTGGTGCGGATACAGTTTTGGGTCAGATTATTAAACTTGTATCTGACGCAATGGGAACGAAAGCACCAGCGCAGCAACTTGCCGATAAGATAGCCTCGGTTTTCGTACCGATCGTTTTGCTGTTGGCTGTTGGGACATTTTGTGTTTGGTATTTTTTAGTCCCAGAAACCTCCGTTGGTTTGGCTTTTGTAAACACTTTTAACGTGCTGATCATTGCCTGTCCGTGTGCCTTGGGTTTAGCAACTCCTACAGCCATTATGGTAGGCATAGGTAAGGCTGCACGGCAAGGGATTCTGATAAAAAGTGCTTTAGCCCTAGAGAAAGCACAGAAAATGACACGGCTGTTTTTGGATAAGACCGGGACGGTTTCGAAAGGAAACCTTGAAGTAACTTCCGCTAAAACCTATTTCAATGAGGAACAGTCATTAGAAATACTCAGCATTTTAAATGGTCTTGAATCAAGCTCATCGCACCCAATGGCATTGACCATAGTCAATCATTTAAGTGAAAACTATCAGCTTTTTCCATTTATGATGAAAGCTGTGGAGACACTACCGGGTATAGGGTTAAAAACCACTTTAGACGGTAAAGAGTATACTGTTTCTGGCGCTAAAAATATTGATAGCGATTTAACCAAGCCACAGTTGCAGGATTTGAACCAAATGAAAGAGAGAGGCTTAAGCATTGTTTTATTTTGGGAGAATAAGACGCTGTTGGCCATGTTTGGTTTGAAAGACAACGTAAAATCTACTGCGCCGAGTTTTATAGAAGCCTTAAAAAGAAAAGGCATTAAAACTGAGATTCTTTCGGGCGATCATGAAGCGGCAGTGGCGGCAGTGGCACATGAAACGGGTGTCGATTCCTATCATGCACGATTATTGCCTCAAGATAAGGCACACTTGGTTTCTGCCTCAAAGCAAAAGGAAGTGACAGGTTTTGCGGGTGATGGAATAAATGACGCGCCAGCACTTGCCGAAGCAGATTTAAGTATCGCCATGGGTACTGGAACCGATGTGGCCATGCAAAGTGCGGATGTAACATTGATTCGCGGAGACCTCTCTAAAATTCTCACACTGATCAATATTTCTAGGAAAACGGTCAGAACGATGAATCAAAACCTTTTTTGGGCATTTATATACAACCTAATTGCAATTCCTATTGCTGCAGGGGTACTTATACCAATCAACGGTTTCACGCTAAACCCAATGCTTGCTGGGGCGGCCATGGCCTTCTCTTCGTTAAGTGTAGTGCTGAATAGTTTAAGGCTAAAAGCTGCTAAATAG
- a CDS encoding peptidoglycan DD-metalloendopeptidase family protein, which yields MNKRLVAIIGVALIATFTLVYILTPSSSNFEDSEVFPEETLVEEAAEGEPLFKYGIPVDLFKTQEGRIKRNQTFADILLPYNISRQDIFNMDKISRDVFSVRNLVTNKKYTVFYTDDSFKKASYFVYEPNDLEYVVYQLTDSLGVFRELREIEIRERTMAGVISQTLDHSIRAEGGSPALVNAMADIFGWQIDPRTLRKGDWFKIIYEDRIVDGKSVGIGKIISAQFNHIKNDYMAYGYDMGDGLEYFDEAGESVQKAFLRYPVEFSRISSRYNPARYLKMYGRVKPHLGTDFAASKNTPIKAAADGVIVARGFTRPNGNYIKIKHNGTYTTGYLHMNRFGKFKLGQRVRKGQTIGYVGSTGSSTGNHLCFRFWKRGKQVDFLKEKLPAEKPLPTDELVRFSALMSLMDKRLEDIPNTWSDKSVSASNR from the coding sequence ATGAACAAACGTTTGGTCGCTATTATCGGAGTTGCTCTGATTGCCACTTTCACCCTAGTATACATACTCACTCCTTCCTCATCAAACTTTGAGGATAGCGAGGTTTTTCCTGAGGAAACCCTGGTGGAAGAAGCAGCTGAAGGCGAACCATTATTCAAGTATGGCATCCCAGTCGATTTGTTTAAAACCCAAGAGGGGAGAATAAAGCGAAATCAGACATTTGCAGATATTCTTCTTCCATACAACATTAGTCGACAGGATATCTTTAACATGGACAAGATTTCGCGAGATGTATTCAGCGTCAGAAATCTGGTGACTAACAAAAAATACACGGTTTTCTACACCGATGATTCTTTCAAAAAAGCCTCCTATTTTGTTTATGAACCCAACGATTTAGAATATGTCGTTTACCAGCTTACGGACTCGTTAGGCGTATTTAGAGAGTTACGCGAAATAGAAATAAGAGAACGAACTATGGCTGGTGTGATCAGTCAAACATTAGATCACTCTATCCGAGCCGAGGGAGGCTCTCCTGCTTTAGTTAACGCGATGGCTGATATTTTTGGCTGGCAAATAGACCCAAGAACGCTCCGAAAGGGGGATTGGTTTAAGATTATCTACGAGGACAGAATAGTCGATGGAAAGTCAGTTGGAATAGGTAAAATCATCAGTGCTCAGTTCAATCATATCAAAAATGATTACATGGCCTATGGTTATGATATGGGTGATGGCCTAGAGTATTTTGATGAAGCCGGTGAAAGCGTTCAAAAGGCGTTCTTAAGATATCCAGTAGAGTTTTCTAGAATTTCTTCACGTTATAACCCAGCCAGATACCTAAAGATGTACGGAAGAGTAAAACCGCATTTAGGTACCGACTTCGCAGCCAGTAAAAATACACCAATAAAAGCCGCTGCTGATGGCGTGATTGTGGCCAGAGGCTTCACTCGGCCTAACGGAAACTATATTAAGATTAAACACAACGGCACTTACACTACAGGTTATTTGCACATGAACCGCTTTGGCAAGTTTAAGCTTGGTCAGCGGGTTAGAAAAGGACAAACAATTGGTTATGTAGGTAGTACAGGAAGTAGTACGGGTAACCATTTATGCTTCCGTTTTTGGAAAAGAGGAAAGCAAGTAGACTTCTTAAAAGAGAAACTACCTGCTGAAAAACCTTTACCAACTGATGAGTTGGTGCGCTTTAGTGCACTGATGAGTTTGATGGACAAAAGACTTGAGGATATACCAAATACTTGGTCCGATAAGTCTGTAAGCGCAAGCAATCGGTAA
- a CDS encoding patatin-like phospholipase family protein, translating into MKTLASIGLMLLTVTMSAQRVGLVLSGGGAKGSAHIGVIKALEENEIPIDYIVGTSMGAVVGALYAAGFSPEEMEAIVRSPEFQHWMNGTSTEKYQYNYTKAEDNASWLSLDLIIDEKSRASFNTPLANDLIINFVLNEYLTQAAQQAKFDFDSLFIPFKSVTADVFTQKAVALDSGSLMQAVRASMAVPFFYRPIKYNNQYLFDGGIYNNFPVDIMLDEYKPDMIIGSNVATKKDKSYPYDTDEEVINNALLFMFLDRSDPEELRDQDVYIEPNVESYTALDFDKAGTLVDIGYEATQNKIAQLKQKVSRVMSKSTVNSRRKALKQSFLPMEFGALELHGFDNEQKKFVRRLINFEEGKKDLAYVRKSYFQLVSEPYFKNVYPSFSFDKVAGHFVFGLYLKPTAKNALTLDFGGNIATRQVSVLQLGAKLNSFKRKLNTYKLRLSTGRFYEAVNFGTRFNMNPKNRLFLEPSFTFNHWDYFNTGDVLDKDVEPIVVNRIDRSIGSTLGIGTGSRSVITLNTRFIRNTDEYGNTNVVSSNDVLDKLDLTSFVTEVAYERNSLNKKQFPSSGTRFYASAKYFNGSLNYSPGTTSIIFNPNAPTELSRNANWLALDVGFDEYFEVSKTYTFGWMFNAQYSTFDRLYNYRGSQMYLPVFEPLFDSKTYFLENYRAPGFLGAGIRQIWRPKRSLEMRLELYAYSPFEQILEGPNQEALVKTGFDSISFLGMAALVYNTLPGPISLRLNYIEQNNVPFGLMLSFGYLIFERKSH; encoded by the coding sequence ATGAAGACGCTAGCTTCTATAGGATTAATGTTGTTGACCGTCACTATGTCAGCACAGCGTGTTGGGCTGGTATTGAGTGGTGGTGGAGCCAAAGGGAGTGCCCATATCGGAGTGATAAAGGCCCTCGAGGAAAATGAAATACCTATAGATTATATAGTTGGAACCTCGATGGGTGCCGTAGTTGGTGCGCTCTACGCCGCAGGTTTTAGTCCAGAAGAAATGGAGGCTATTGTCCGTAGTCCAGAATTTCAGCACTGGATGAATGGAACATCTACCGAGAAGTATCAATATAATTACACAAAGGCTGAGGACAACGCCTCATGGCTAAGCTTGGATTTGATCATAGACGAAAAGTCTAGAGCTAGTTTCAATACGCCTTTGGCCAATGACTTGATTATCAATTTCGTGTTGAATGAGTATTTAACACAAGCAGCTCAGCAGGCGAAGTTTGATTTTGATAGCCTCTTCATACCATTTAAATCCGTAACAGCCGATGTTTTTACCCAAAAGGCAGTCGCCCTAGACTCTGGCTCATTGATGCAAGCCGTAAGAGCTTCCATGGCTGTTCCTTTCTTCTACAGGCCTATAAAGTACAATAACCAATACCTCTTTGATGGTGGTATCTATAATAATTTCCCAGTAGATATCATGTTAGATGAGTATAAACCAGATATGATTATTGGTTCTAATGTGGCCACTAAAAAGGATAAGTCTTATCCATATGATACGGATGAAGAAGTTATTAATAATGCACTCTTATTCATGTTTTTAGATCGCTCGGACCCTGAAGAATTAAGAGATCAAGATGTCTATATAGAGCCTAATGTAGAGAGTTATACTGCGCTGGATTTCGATAAGGCAGGAACATTAGTTGATATCGGATATGAGGCTACTCAAAATAAAATAGCACAGCTTAAACAGAAGGTCAGTAGGGTTATGAGTAAATCTACGGTCAACTCCAGAAGGAAAGCCTTAAAGCAGTCCTTTTTACCAATGGAGTTTGGGGCACTTGAACTACACGGTTTTGATAATGAGCAGAAAAAATTTGTTCGTAGGTTAATCAATTTTGAAGAGGGTAAAAAGGACCTGGCTTACGTTCGAAAGTCCTATTTTCAACTGGTATCCGAGCCGTATTTTAAAAATGTATACCCAAGTTTTTCTTTTGATAAAGTAGCGGGCCATTTTGTCTTTGGGTTATACCTGAAACCAACGGCCAAAAATGCTTTGACTTTGGATTTTGGCGGAAACATAGCCACAAGACAAGTCAGCGTATTACAACTAGGAGCTAAACTGAACTCGTTTAAGAGAAAGCTAAATACCTATAAGTTGAGACTTTCGACGGGTAGGTTTTATGAGGCAGTCAATTTTGGAACAAGGTTCAATATGAACCCAAAGAATAGATTGTTTCTAGAGCCTAGTTTTACATTCAATCATTGGGACTATTTCAACACTGGCGATGTCCTCGATAAAGATGTGGAGCCAATTGTAGTGAATCGTATTGATAGGAGCATTGGTTCTACATTAGGCATTGGTACAGGAAGTAGAAGCGTAATTACTTTAAACACCAGATTTATAAGAAATACCGATGAGTATGGAAATACTAATGTTGTTTCTTCCAACGATGTGCTAGATAAATTGGATTTAACTTCATTCGTTACCGAAGTAGCTTATGAACGAAACAGTCTCAATAAAAAGCAGTTTCCCTCTTCCGGTACACGTTTCTATGCTTCGGCTAAGTATTTTAATGGGTCATTAAACTACAGCCCAGGGACTACATCAATAATTTTCAATCCAAACGCACCAACTGAACTATCGAGAAATGCGAATTGGCTAGCACTTGACGTTGGCTTTGATGAATATTTTGAAGTAAGCAAGACATACACTTTCGGTTGGATGTTCAATGCACAGTACTCCACATTTGATAGGCTCTATAATTACAGAGGGAGTCAAATGTATCTACCAGTTTTTGAGCCATTATTTGATTCTAAAACCTACTTTTTGGAAAATTATCGTGCTCCAGGATTTTTAGGGGCAGGAATAAGGCAAATATGGAGACCGAAAAGATCACTAGAGATGAGGCTAGAACTCTATGCCTATAGCCCATTTGAACAAATACTTGAAGGACCAAATCAAGAGGCGCTAGTAAAAACAGGATTCGATTCAATATCATTTTTGGGAATGGCGGCGTTGGTTTATAACACCTTACCAGGGCCGATAAGTCTAAGGCTGAACTACATAGAACAGAATAATGTGCCTTTTGGTCTGATGTTATCGTTCGGTTATCTTATCTTTGAGCGTAAATCTCACTAA
- a CDS encoding OmpA family protein, whose translation MKHIFRLLIFSAVIQTAMAQTTVQWATRVVEASSEFTELEHSARQALLKPNILPSGGDNPNAWRPYKPNTQEFIKVEFDLPMPIEQIAIGETYNPGAISKVYAYDPDGNEYLVFEQDPGPIRELWRMFRIFIDETDYNVKELKIVIEGAAVDGFSDIDCIGVSNGKEPIQAKINLMPDINTKLQVYRLNDLINSDKREIKPLLTRDGKTLYYSRRGHEGNVGGLDDLEDIWYSDFDNITQDWSLGLNIGEPLNNLDPNFISGFLQEDEEYIVLGNEYLSGRMNYGISKSRRLNKTTWTYPQNMRIYNDLNVHENVNFGITTDSEVLIISEEGRGTEGQRDLYVSFLQRDGLWTEPISMGPIINTAGEEEGPFLMPDKKTLIFSSNGHSGYGRKDLFMTRRLDNSWKSWTEPENLGPVINSEEDDMFLFLPKDGSFGYFCREVEGNDLDIHSLTLPLVTRQLRLVTLCGKITDPDNGDALDSEVVFSRLRDGVEVGRVRTDANGNYCIELPADEIYSYKAVIPGFIPVGSTIDLLDISDLNVYAVNLDRLDIDSTRLDLGQPIEVPEDVIKAVAITLALPELKRDTFEILNAQRRELGLPDLSPNAVISGVQLPQLPISPQIVKAVPGQSFIIKNVFFDFDLAVLKPESWIEIRNLAEFMNDYPNAIVELSGHTDAYGTDDYNIRLSKRRVEAVKGAMASLGISSERLRFVWYGEKYPIATNYTRAGRALNRRVEFQILELD comes from the coding sequence ATGAAGCATATATTCAGACTACTCATTTTCAGTGCAGTAATTCAAACTGCAATGGCACAGACAACCGTTCAATGGGCAACACGGGTGGTAGAGGCGTCATCAGAATTTACGGAACTAGAGCATTCAGCTCGACAAGCCCTTTTGAAACCTAATATTCTACCAAGTGGCGGTGATAACCCAAATGCTTGGAGGCCATATAAGCCAAATACGCAAGAGTTCATTAAGGTAGAATTCGATCTGCCGATGCCAATTGAACAAATAGCTATCGGTGAAACCTACAATCCTGGAGCTATCTCAAAAGTCTATGCTTACGATCCAGATGGTAATGAGTATTTGGTTTTTGAACAAGACCCAGGTCCGATTCGGGAGCTTTGGCGAATGTTTAGAATATTCATCGATGAGACAGATTATAACGTCAAAGAACTCAAAATCGTCATAGAAGGCGCTGCAGTAGATGGTTTTTCGGATATCGATTGTATAGGAGTCTCCAATGGAAAAGAACCTATTCAGGCTAAAATTAACTTAATGCCTGATATCAATACCAAGCTTCAAGTTTATCGCTTAAACGACTTGATTAACAGTGACAAGCGAGAAATTAAACCACTCCTTACAAGAGATGGAAAAACACTTTATTATAGCCGTCGTGGTCATGAAGGTAACGTTGGAGGCCTTGATGATCTTGAAGATATCTGGTATTCAGATTTTGATAACATTACACAAGATTGGTCGCTCGGACTAAACATTGGTGAACCACTCAATAACCTTGATCCTAACTTCATCAGTGGGTTTTTACAAGAAGACGAGGAGTACATAGTTTTAGGAAACGAGTACCTATCTGGTCGAATGAATTACGGAATTTCTAAAAGCCGAAGACTTAACAAAACAACTTGGACATATCCACAAAACATGCGGATATACAATGATTTGAATGTCCATGAGAACGTAAACTTTGGTATAACTACAGATAGTGAAGTGCTGATAATTTCCGAGGAAGGAAGAGGCACCGAAGGGCAAAGAGATTTGTATGTAAGTTTCCTACAAAGAGATGGTTTATGGACCGAACCGATCAGTATGGGACCAATTATTAATACAGCTGGTGAGGAAGAAGGCCCTTTCTTAATGCCGGATAAAAAGACACTTATATTCTCTTCTAACGGGCATAGTGGCTATGGTAGAAAAGACTTGTTTATGACCCGTCGTTTAGATAACTCTTGGAAGAGTTGGACCGAGCCAGAGAACTTGGGTCCGGTGATTAATTCAGAAGAAGATGATATGTTCCTCTTCTTGCCAAAAGATGGTTCTTTTGGGTACTTCTGTCGCGAAGTAGAAGGTAACGACTTAGATATTCACTCTTTAACGCTTCCATTGGTAACAAGACAACTGAGGCTTGTTACGCTTTGCGGAAAAATTACTGACCCCGACAACGGCGATGCGCTGGATTCCGAAGTTGTATTTTCTAGACTCAGAGATGGAGTTGAGGTAGGTCGTGTAAGAACAGATGCCAATGGTAACTACTGTATTGAATTACCAGCAGATGAAATCTATAGTTACAAAGCGGTAATTCCAGGCTTTATTCCAGTAGGGTCAACGATCGACTTATTAGATATTTCCGACCTGAACGTATACGCTGTCAACCTCGATAGACTTGATATTGATAGTACACGATTAGATCTTGGACAACCAATCGAGGTACCAGAAGATGTTATCAAAGCTGTCGCTATTACCCTAGCGCTGCCTGAATTAAAAAGAGATACTTTCGAAATTCTCAATGCTCAACGGCGCGAACTTGGATTACCAGATTTAAGTCCAAATGCTGTAATCAGTGGAGTTCAGCTACCTCAGTTGCCAATATCACCACAAATTGTCAAAGCGGTTCCTGGGCAATCCTTTATCATTAAAAATGTATTCTTTGATTTCGATCTGGCCGTGCTGAAACCCGAATCCTGGATTGAAATACGCAATCTGGCGGAGTTTATGAATGATTATCCGAATGCGATTGTGGAACTTTCAGGACATACTGATGCCTATGGAACGGATGATTATAACATAAGGCTTTCGAAACGAAGAGTGGAAGCAGTGAAAGGAGCGATGGCCTCTTTGGGTATTAGTTCTGAAAGATTACGATTTGTGTGGTACGGTGAAAAGTATCCGATTGCTACTAATTACACAAGGGCAGGGCGGGCCTTAAATCGACGGGTAGAGTTTCAAATATTGGAGCTGGACTAG
- a CDS encoding PepSY-associated TM helix domain-containing protein: MSTRTIAKSIRGYRKIHRYLGLGIALLLVISAITGILLAWKKDVDLLQPPTQKGAQLAIADYQPVEELANVALAAVDSLNLSADNLDRIEYRPTKGIAKVIFDTGSWEVQVDATSLKVLSVAKRHSDWIESLHDGSIVSDFFKLLSMNVLGIGLLFLIVTGFWLWWGPKKIRGLKKNS, translated from the coding sequence ATGAGCACGAGAACAATTGCGAAGTCGATAAGAGGGTATAGAAAGATTCATCGTTATCTAGGCTTAGGTATTGCTTTACTCTTGGTCATTAGTGCTATTACTGGTATTCTTTTGGCTTGGAAGAAAGATGTCGACTTACTTCAGCCGCCAACCCAAAAGGGAGCGCAATTAGCGATTGCCGACTATCAGCCAGTTGAGGAACTCGCAAATGTGGCGCTAGCCGCAGTAGACTCGTTGAATTTAAGTGCCGATAATCTAGACCGGATTGAGTATCGCCCCACTAAAGGCATCGCTAAGGTAATTTTCGATACAGGGAGTTGGGAGGTACAGGTAGATGCTACTTCGCTCAAGGTTTTATCAGTTGCCAAGAGACACTCTGATTGGATTGAAAGTCTGCATGATGGGTCAATCGTCTCTGATTTCTTCAAACTCCTGTCCATGAATGTACTCGGAATTGGCCTACTTTTTCTGATTGTAACGGGATTTTGGCTCTGGTGGGGACCTAAGAAGATTCGCGGCCTTAAGAAAAATTCCTAG